Proteins encoded in a region of the Ruegeria sp. AD91A genome:
- a CDS encoding DUF2189 domain-containing protein — MASESAGSTPPENLTPQQQAMPKVNRVIVDDITASLKAGFSDFLARPVMSGFFGLFFAVFGILLVWALIWLGQIWMIIPAIVGFPLIAPFAAAGLYEMSRRLQKGESFGWSEILTVMANQRKREMGWMAFVTLFIFWVWIYQVRLWLAIILQNASFSDFDGFLNAVFFTPQGWIFLAVGTCVGAFLSAVLFSVTVVAMPLLLDRETNFISAMLTSLRVVSESPVVMLGWAAIISVTMLLSLVPAFLGLIFTLPILGHTTWHLYLRAVAPAEG, encoded by the coding sequence ATGGCATCCGAATCCGCAGGTTCCACGCCGCCGGAAAACCTGACGCCACAGCAGCAGGCCATGCCCAAGGTCAACAGGGTCATTGTAGATGATATCACAGCGTCACTGAAGGCAGGGTTTTCCGACTTTCTGGCCCGTCCTGTCATGAGCGGTTTCTTCGGCCTTTTTTTTGCGGTTTTCGGAATTCTGTTGGTTTGGGCCCTGATCTGGCTTGGCCAGATCTGGATGATTATCCCTGCCATTGTAGGCTTTCCGCTGATCGCACCTTTTGCCGCCGCCGGGCTTTATGAAATGTCGCGCCGTTTGCAGAAAGGTGAAAGCTTTGGCTGGTCTGAAATCCTGACCGTTATGGCCAATCAACGCAAACGTGAAATGGGCTGGATGGCCTTTGTCACTCTTTTCATTTTCTGGGTATGGATTTATCAGGTTCGGCTTTGGCTGGCGATCATCCTCCAGAACGCATCCTTTTCGGATTTCGACGGGTTTTTGAACGCCGTATTCTTCACACCGCAGGGTTGGATATTCCTTGCCGTAGGCACCTGTGTCGGCGCATTCCTGTCGGCCGTACTGTTTTCGGTGACCGTCGTCGCCATGCCTTTGCTGCTCGACCGAGAGACCAACTTCATTTCCGCCATGTTGACCTCTTTGCGCGTCGTATCGGAAAGCCCGGTGGTCATGCTCGGCTGGGCGGCGATCATCTCGGTTACCATGCTGTTGTCGCTGGTTCCGGCGTTTCTGGGGCTGATCTTTACCCTTCCGATCCTTGGCCACACCACGTGGCACCTTTACCTGCGCGCCGTTGCCCCAGCGGAAGGGTAA
- a CDS encoding FAD-dependent monooxygenase, with protein MDNPERARILQGMTQASDILIVGGGLNGPALALALAQTGHSVTVIDALVEKVRKNAAFDGRAYALALASQRLLDAIGVWGRVAQHAQPMLEIKVTDGHAGTGPSPFFMHFNHAEIEEGPMGYMVEDRHLRRAFLDTMAEEPRITQVSGKSVVSQQADTAKVTVTLDDGTTLGGSLLIGCDGRRSGTASRAGIKRTGWDYGQTALVCAIEHELPHNGIAHQFFMPPGPLAILPLTGNRSSIVWSERTETAQHINALPEGDYVQVLRPRFGDFLGKISLAGDRFTYPLNLTIANSFISDRMALVGDAAHGMHPIAGQGLNAGLRDVGALAEVLTLAGRRGEDISSLIVLERYQEWRRFDTASLAMATDVFNKMFSNDNPLLRLGRDIGMGVVGALPGLRRGFVREAAGLTGDLPKLLQGRPI; from the coding sequence ATGGACAATCCCGAAAGAGCGCGCATATTGCAGGGCATGACACAGGCTTCTGACATTCTGATCGTGGGCGGCGGGTTGAACGGCCCTGCTTTGGCGCTGGCACTGGCACAAACCGGTCACTCGGTCACGGTGATCGATGCGCTGGTCGAAAAGGTGCGCAAGAACGCGGCATTCGACGGGCGTGCCTATGCGCTGGCTCTGGCCTCACAGCGGTTGTTGGATGCCATCGGCGTCTGGGGCCGCGTCGCGCAACACGCCCAACCAATGCTGGAAATCAAGGTTACAGATGGTCATGCCGGAACAGGACCATCACCTTTTTTCATGCATTTCAACCATGCCGAGATCGAAGAAGGCCCGATGGGGTATATGGTCGAGGATCGTCACCTGCGCCGTGCTTTTCTGGACACGATGGCCGAAGAGCCGCGCATTACCCAAGTAAGCGGTAAATCCGTCGTTTCGCAACAGGCCGACACTGCCAAAGTGACCGTGACGTTGGACGACGGCACAACCTTGGGCGGCAGCCTGCTGATTGGGTGTGATGGTCGCCGCAGCGGAACCGCGTCACGGGCCGGCATCAAACGCACCGGTTGGGATTATGGCCAGACGGCATTGGTCTGCGCCATCGAACATGAGCTGCCACATAATGGCATTGCGCATCAGTTTTTCATGCCACCCGGTCCGCTGGCGATTCTGCCGTTGACTGGCAATCGCAGTTCCATCGTCTGGAGCGAACGCACCGAAACCGCACAGCACATCAACGCCCTGCCCGAGGGTGATTACGTGCAAGTGCTACGCCCGCGATTTGGCGATTTTCTAGGCAAAATCAGTCTGGCGGGTGATCGTTTCACTTACCCGCTGAACCTGACCATCGCCAATTCCTTCATCAGTGATCGCATGGCGTTGGTTGGGGATGCCGCGCACGGAATGCACCCCATTGCCGGTCAGGGCCTGAATGCCGGCCTGCGCGATGTCGGCGCTCTGGCTGAAGTTCTGACTTTGGCGGGGCGGCGCGGCGAGGATATCAGCTCGCTTATCGTTCTGGAGCGCTATCAGGAATGGCGCCGTTTCGACACGGCCTCGCTGGCGATGGCGACGGATGTCTTCAACAAGATGTTTTCAAACGACAATCCGTTGCTTCGCCTTGGACGTGACATTGGCATGGGAGTTGTCGGCGCTTTGCCCGGACTGCGTCGCGGTTTCGTTCGCGAAGCTGCCGGGCTGACAGGCGATCTGCCCAAGCTGTTGCAGGGGCGCCCGATTTAA
- a CDS encoding LON peptidase substrate-binding domain-containing protein: MMHPADLPDTVSVFPLPGALLLPRSRLPLHIFEPRYLQMLDDALKTKERLIAMVQPNPSISDEDKLHRIGCAGRVTQFSETEDGRYLITLTGVSRFRVLSELDAFTPYRRCAVSWDGFDRDLGKVEKDNEFDRAKFLNLLERFFSSRQLSTDWDSLKDAEDELLVNSLSMLLDFDPEDKQALLEAPCLRTRRETLVTLIEFAMRGGSSEEKLQ; this comes from the coding sequence ATGATGCATCCCGCCGACCTGCCGGATACAGTATCCGTTTTTCCATTGCCCGGGGCACTGCTGCTGCCCCGCTCGCGCTTGCCGCTGCACATATTCGAGCCGCGCTATCTTCAAATGCTGGACGATGCACTGAAAACCAAGGAACGGTTGATCGCGATGGTTCAACCCAACCCCTCGATCAGTGATGAAGACAAGCTGCACCGTATCGGATGCGCAGGGCGGGTGACGCAGTTTTCGGAAACGGAAGATGGCCGCTACCTGATCACGTTGACCGGTGTATCCCGGTTCAGGGTCCTGTCAGAGCTGGACGCTTTCACGCCCTACCGGCGGTGCGCAGTCTCGTGGGACGGGTTCGACCGTGACCTCGGCAAGGTTGAGAAAGACAACGAGTTCGACCGCGCAAAGTTCCTGAACTTGCTGGAGCGTTTCTTTTCATCCCGCCAATTGTCCACCGATTGGGACTCGCTCAAGGACGCCGAGGATGAGCTTTTGGTGAATTCTCTGTCGATGCTTTTGGATTTCGACCCCGAGGACAAGCAGGCCCTGCTGGAGGCCCCCTGCCTTCGCACCCGGCGCGAGACTTTGGTGACGCTGATTGAATTCGCCATGCGTGGCGGATCGAGTGAGGAAAAACTTCAATGA
- the trxA gene encoding thioredoxin, giving the protein MDLLNGGDAPATDLIKDGTEATFMADVVETSQETPVIVDFWAPWCGPCKTLGPMLEEAVTAAKGAVKMVKINVDEAQTIAAQMRIQSIPTVYAFFKGQPVDGFQGALPGSEIKAFVDRVIEAAGGESPGGQLDDAVQAAEEMLAEGAAADAAQTFAAILGEDPNHAAAYGGLVRAHITTGDLEQAEAILNGAPAEISTSAELEAAHAQLELAKQAADAGPVAELMAAVEADPDNHQARFDLAQALHANGDVEEAVAQLLELFRRDREWNEGAAKTQLFTIFDALKANDPIVLNGRRKLSSMIFA; this is encoded by the coding sequence ATGGACCTTCTGAACGGCGGAGACGCCCCAGCAACCGATCTGATCAAAGACGGGACCGAGGCCACTTTCATGGCCGATGTGGTCGAAACCTCGCAGGAAACACCTGTGATCGTCGATTTCTGGGCGCCTTGGTGTGGCCCGTGCAAAACCCTTGGCCCGATGCTGGAAGAGGCTGTGACAGCGGCGAAAGGCGCGGTGAAGATGGTCAAGATCAATGTGGATGAGGCGCAGACAATTGCTGCGCAAATGCGCATCCAGTCGATTCCGACCGTCTATGCCTTTTTCAAGGGCCAGCCGGTGGACGGGTTTCAAGGCGCGTTGCCGGGATCCGAGATCAAGGCCTTCGTGGACCGTGTGATCGAAGCCGCAGGTGGTGAAAGCCCGGGCGGCCAGTTGGATGATGCCGTGCAGGCTGCCGAGGAAATGCTTGCCGAAGGCGCGGCTGCGGACGCGGCTCAGACTTTTGCCGCAATTCTGGGTGAAGATCCAAACCACGCCGCGGCTTATGGTGGGCTGGTGCGGGCGCATATCACCACCGGTGATCTGGAGCAGGCAGAGGCGATCCTGAACGGCGCTCCGGCCGAGATTTCTACTTCGGCCGAGCTGGAGGCCGCACATGCGCAACTGGAACTTGCCAAGCAGGCGGCAGATGCCGGCCCCGTCGCCGAGCTGATGGCAGCTGTCGAGGCTGATCCGGACAACCATCAGGCCCGCTTTGATCTGGCGCAGGCGCTGCACGCGAACGGCGATGTGGAAGAAGCCGTGGCACAATTGCTGGAACTGTTCCGCCGGGATCGTGAATGGAATGAGGGCGCGGCCAAGACCCAGCTTTTCACGATCTTCGATGCGCTCAAGGCCAATGACCCAATTGTTCTGAACGGACGCCGCAAACTCAGCTCGATGATATTTGCCTAA
- a CDS encoding amidase, with the protein MQDWLTMTACDLGRGIGMGQIDPVELTETYLSAIDVHPHRDRIYARVTHDRARAEAEAAQQRANLGLRRSLLDGVPISWKDLFDTAGTVTEAGSALLKDRVPDADALVLGNATQMGTVCLGKTHMSELAFSGLGLNPITETPPCIHDEAAVPGGSSSGAAASVAWGLAACGIGSDTGGSVRIPAAWNDLVGLKTTAGRLSLEGVVPLCLRFDTVGPVARSVEDAAHVLALLEGGTPADLRGASLKGRRFADLQNIAKDDLRDTPRKAYDEAVAKLADAGAEIVPLEVPELNEAMTLTSIVYTTEAYGLWRDVIEANPEAMYPEILERFRIGMGYSGPDYVAAWAKLKACRSAWDAATAAFDAVLAPTAPILPPNLDRLLSDHDYYVTENLLALRNTRIGNLMGLAALSLPTGTPGCGLMMLGYPGSEEALLRLGSAAESVLA; encoded by the coding sequence ATGCAGGACTGGTTGACCATGACCGCGTGTGATTTGGGCCGTGGCATTGGCATGGGCCAGATCGATCCGGTCGAACTGACGGAAACCTACCTGTCCGCTATTGACGTTCATCCGCATCGGGACCGCATCTATGCCCGCGTCACCCATGACCGTGCCCGGGCTGAGGCTGAAGCCGCCCAGCAGCGTGCCAATCTGGGATTGCGACGGTCGTTGCTGGACGGGGTCCCGATCAGTTGGAAAGACCTGTTCGACACCGCCGGTACCGTGACCGAGGCCGGTTCGGCTCTGTTGAAGGATCGCGTACCGGATGCGGATGCGCTGGTGCTGGGCAACGCGACTCAGATGGGAACGGTTTGTCTGGGCAAGACGCATATGAGCGAGCTTGCCTTTTCCGGTCTCGGGTTGAACCCGATCACCGAAACCCCGCCTTGCATTCATGACGAGGCAGCAGTGCCCGGGGGGTCGTCTTCAGGGGCGGCGGCCTCGGTCGCCTGGGGGTTGGCGGCGTGTGGCATCGGGTCGGACACGGGCGGCTCGGTGCGTATCCCGGCGGCTTGGAATGATCTGGTGGGGCTGAAAACCACTGCAGGGCGGCTCAGCCTGGAAGGTGTGGTACCGCTTTGCCTGCGGTTTGACACGGTTGGACCTGTGGCGCGTTCGGTCGAGGATGCCGCGCATGTGCTGGCTTTGCTCGAGGGGGGAACGCCTGCCGATCTGCGTGGAGCTTCGCTGAAAGGACGCCGTTTTGCCGATTTGCAGAACATCGCCAAGGACGACCTGCGCGACACGCCGCGCAAAGCGTATGACGAAGCCGTTGCCAAACTTGCGGACGCGGGTGCCGAGATCGTGCCGTTGGAAGTGCCCGAGTTGAACGAAGCCATGACGTTGACCAGCATCGTATACACGACTGAGGCCTATGGGCTGTGGCGCGATGTCATCGAAGCCAATCCCGAAGCGATGTATCCCGAGATTCTCGAACGATTCCGCATCGGCATGGGATATTCGGGCCCCGATTATGTGGCCGCCTGGGCCAAGCTCAAGGCGTGTCGCAGCGCGTGGGACGCAGCAACCGCGGCGTTTGATGCGGTTCTGGCGCCGACGGCTCCGATTTTGCCACCCAATCTGGACCGCTTGCTCAGCGATCACGACTACTACGTGACCGAGAATCTGCTGGCCCTGCGCAATACGCGTATTGGAAATCTGATGGGGCTTGCGGCGCTGAGCCTGCCCACCGGAACCCCCGGTTGCGGGTTGATGATGCTGGGCTATCCAGGGTCGGAAGAGGCGTTGTTGCGGCTTGGTTCGGCAGCGGAATCGGTGCTGGCCTGA
- a CDS encoding Trm112 family protein has product MTDPEHAFDRHMLEAMICPQTHTTLHYDAEKRELVSKAAGLAFPIRNGIPVMLVDEARKLD; this is encoded by the coding sequence ATGACAGACCCTGAACACGCCTTTGATCGCCACATGCTCGAGGCAATGATCTGCCCGCAAACGCATACGACGCTGCACTATGACGCCGAAAAGCGAGAGCTTGTTTCAAAGGCCGCCGGTTTGGCTTTTCCGATCCGTAACGGTATTCCGGTCATGCTGGTCGATGAGGCCCGGAAGCTGGATTAA
- a CDS encoding exodeoxyribonuclease III, translating to MPFTLATWNINSVRLREPIVLKLLQEETPDVLCLQECKSPVEKIPTEGFAELGYTHMIARGQKGYNGVAILSRLPMEEVGDQDFAGLGHARHIAGRLENGVTIHNFYVPAGGDVPDRDVNEKFGQKLDYLTDMRDWFRAEKPAKSILVGDLNIAPREDDVWSHKQLLKVVSHTPIEVEHLAETQEAGGWVDITRQDIQEGQLYSWWSYRARDWDAADKGRRLDHIWATADISNAGHSSRILRDARGWEKPSDHAPVFASFDV from the coding sequence ATGCCTTTCACCCTTGCCACATGGAACATCAATTCTGTTCGCCTGCGTGAGCCTATCGTGCTGAAATTGCTGCAGGAAGAAACCCCAGATGTATTGTGCCTGCAAGAATGTAAATCACCGGTTGAGAAGATCCCGACCGAAGGTTTTGCCGAACTGGGTTACACGCACATGATTGCGCGAGGGCAAAAAGGGTACAACGGTGTCGCCATCCTGTCGCGCCTGCCGATGGAAGAGGTTGGCGATCAGGATTTCGCAGGCCTCGGACATGCCCGCCACATTGCCGGGCGGTTGGAAAACGGTGTCACGATTCATAACTTCTATGTTCCGGCGGGCGGCGATGTGCCGGACCGGGACGTGAATGAGAAATTCGGCCAAAAGCTCGACTACCTCACCGATATGCGCGATTGGTTCCGTGCGGAAAAGCCGGCTAAATCCATCCTTGTCGGCGACCTGAACATCGCCCCGCGTGAGGATGACGTTTGGTCACATAAACAACTGCTGAAGGTCGTCTCGCACACGCCCATCGAGGTCGAGCATCTGGCCGAGACACAGGAAGCAGGCGGCTGGGTCGATATCACCCGTCAGGATATTCAGGAAGGACAGCTTTACAGCTGGTGGTCTTATCGCGCCCGGGATTGGGATGCGGCAGACAAGGGGCGTCGGCTGGATCATATCTGGGCTACGGCCGATATTTCGAACGCGGGCCATTCCAGCCGTATCCTGAGGGATGCCCGTGGGTGGGAAAAACCCAGCGATCACGCTCCGGTCTTTGCCAGTTTCGACGTCTGA